Proteins encoded together in one Oryzias latipes chromosome 11, ASM223467v1 window:
- the LOC101171013 gene encoding venom phosphodiesterase 1-like isoform X2, translating into MFHVPRHATICVLAASIVTLILGLGLGLGLELQSCKSKVPPGTSCRDRCYQPFDDEIPGCRCDSNCAATGSCCFDFHDICTIPAQQWECTKIRCGEKRLTQSKCHCSDDCLSAGDCCTNYKHICQGEKEWVEGECEDLWPPSCPAGFKRQPLLLVSLDGLRAEYMQTWNTVMPVLNKIRTCGTSASYMQPAFPSKTFPNHYTIVTGLYPESNGLIDNTMYDPVFNATFSLSNSEKNNPDWYLGQPVWHTAKNQGLKSGTFFWPGSDVEINGSFPNIYKPYDGDVPFEERVLTVLKWLQLPDNERPDFYTLYLEEPDKSGHSFGPVSGGIIISLQGVDKIIGQLMNGLKQIGLDRCLNIVILADHGMEEISCDRKEAMQDLGVDTSLYVVTEGPFGRIRAKNVDTVLDSAALVASMSCKKPDQKITPYLKAHLPKRFHYADSRRIEDVNVLVEPKWLFERNPGSLTFCFGGNHGYDNDADSMHALFLSYGPKFQFRTEVEPFSSIELYNLMCDVLEITPSENNGTHGSMNHALRNPYHTPVHPVEQSAPGQCPLVSLVPEDDLGCSCSSLEGNTINSRLNLTAAQVSAAEKRHMLLGRPQMLQPDQSYCILHQEGFVSAYSHKVLMPLWSSFTVEKPTDITPLPPVISDCLRADVRLTPSQSPRCDLYETAGSLTPAFLFPPNLNVSADQQYDALLMSNVVPMYPRFKEIWDFFHNSLLKKYAFLYNEINVVTGPVFDYDYNGCYDTPDQILESVPGTNISIPTHYFVLMTSCGDSTQTVSSCTGQLQTASFLLPHRADASESCKSSEEASRWVEDHMWFHQARVRDVELITGLDFYQGSKRPVAELLKIKTRPTAAIHRKE; encoded by the exons atgttccatgttcctcgccacgccaca ATATGCGTCTTGGCTGCATCGATTGTGACCCTAATTCTGGGTCTTGGACTTGGTCTGGGTCTTGAATTGCAGAGCTGTAAGAGCAAAG TCCCCCCCGGCACATCCTGCAGAGACAGATGCTACCAGCCCTTTGACGATGAGATCCCAGGCTGCAGATGTGACTCGAACTGTGCCGCCACGGgcagctgctgctttgattTCCACGACATCTGCACCATTCCAG CCCAGCAGTGGGAATGCACAAAGATTCGCTGTGGTGAGAAGAGGCTGACCCAGAGCAAATGTCACTGTTCTGATGACTGTCTGTCTGCGGGAGACTGCTGCACTAACTACAAGCACATCTGTCAAG GTGAGAAAGAATGGGTGGAGGGTGAATGTGAAGACCTGTGGCCCCCGTCATGTCCAGCCGG CTTCAAGCGGCAGCCGCTGCTCCTCGTGTCGTTGGACGGACTGAGAGCTGAATACATGCAAACATGGAACACAGTGATGCCTGTCCTGAACAAAATCC GGACATGTGGAACATCTGCTTCATATATGCAGCCAGCTTTTCCAAGCAAGACCTTTCCGAATCACTACACCATTGTTACG gGTCTTTATCCAGAATCCAATGGCTTGATTGACAACACCATGTATGACCCAGTTTTTAATGCCACGTTCAGCCTCTCcaactctgaaaaaaacaaccctgaCTGGTACCTCGGACAACCA GTTTGGCACACAGCAAAGAACCAGGGTCTGAAGTCTGGGACCTTCTTCTGGCCTGGATCCGATGTGGAAATCAATGGAAGCTTCCCCAACATTTACAAGCCTTACGATGG TGATGTACCATTTGAAGAAAGAGTCTTGACTGTTCTGAAATGGCTGCAGCTTCCTGACAATGAgag ACCTGATTTTTACACACTGTATCTGGAAGAACCAGATAAATCAGGACACAGCTTCGGTCCAGTCAGTGGAGGG ATCATCATCTCCCTCCAGGGCGTCGATAAGATCATTGGCCAGCTCATGAACGGACTTAAACAGATTGGCTTAGACCGCTGCCTCAACATCGTTATCCTGGCTGACCATG GTATGGAGGAAATAAGCTGCGACAGGAAGGAAGCCATGCAGGACCTGGGGGTCGATACCAGCCTTTATGTGGTCACTGAGGGGCCATTTGGACGCATTCGAGCTAAAAACGTTGACACAGTTT TGGACAGTGCTGCTCTGGTTGCTAGCATGTCT TGTAAAAAACCAGACCAAAAGATCACCCCGTATCTGAAAGCCCACCTACCAAAGCGCTTCCACTACGCCGACAGCCGACGTATTGAGGATGTCAATGTTCTGGTCGAGCCTAAGTGGTTGTTTGAAAG AAACCCCGGATCTCTCACATTCTGCTTTGGTGGTAACCATGGTTACGACAATGATGCTGACAGCATGCAT GCCTTGTTTCTCAGTTATGGCCCCAAGTTTCAGTTTAGAACTGAGGTTGAGCCCTTTTCCAGCATTGAGCTATACAACCTTATGTGTG ATGTGCTGGAAATCACGCCCTCTGAAAACAATGGCACCCATGGCAGCATGAATCACGCCCTCAGGAACCCCTACCACACCCCTGTGCACCCGGTTGAGCAGAGTGCGCCAGGTCAGTGCCCCCTGGTCAGCCTTGTTCCTGAAGACGACCTGGGATGCTCCTGTTCCAGCCTG GAGGGGAATACCATCAACAGCCGTTTGAATTTAACTGCAGCTCAAG TGTCTGCTGCAGAGAAGAGGCACATGCTGCTTGGCCGTCCGCAGATGCTGCAGCCAGACCAGAGTTACTGCATCCTCCACCAGGAAGGCTTTGTCAGTGCCTACAGCCACAAAGTGCTCATGCCTCTGTGGAGCTCCTTCACTGTGGAGAAACCC ACTGACATCACACCATTGCCTCCAGTGATATCAGATTGTTTGAGGGCTGATGTTAGACTGACACCATCCCAGAGTCCCAGATGTGATCTCTATGAAACAGCTGGAAGCCTGACTCCTGCTTTCCTTTTTCCACCCA aCCTGAATGTTTCTGCGGACCAACAGTATGATGCTCTCCTGATGAGTAATGTAGTTCCCATGTACCCCAGGTTCAAGG AAATATGGGATTTCTTCCACAATAGTTTACTGAAAAAATATGCCTTCCTGTATAATGAGATCAATGTTGTGACCGGACCAGTCTTCGACTACGATTATAACGGCTGCTACGACACCCCAGACCAGATACTGGA GTCTGTGCCAGGTACAAACATCTCCATCCCCACTCATTACTTTGTGCTGATGACGAGCTGTGGGGACTCAACCCAGACTGTGAGCAGCTGCACCGGTCAGCTGCAGACCGCATCCTTCCTGCTTCCCCACAGAGCCGACGCCTCAGAAAGTTGTAAA AGCTCAGAGGAGGCGTCTCGGTGGGTGGAAGACCACATGTGGTTTCATCAAGCTCGCGTCAGAGACGTAGAGCTGATCACAGGGTTGGACTTCTATCAAGGCAGTAAGCGACCCGTCGCAGAGCTGCTGAAGATCAAGACTCGCCCCACGGCCGCCATCCacagaaaagaatga
- the LOC101171013 gene encoding venom phosphodiesterase 1-like isoform X1, translated as MNWAKTSQRKKKIIICVLAASIVTLILGLGLGLGLELQSCKSKVPPGTSCRDRCYQPFDDEIPGCRCDSNCAATGSCCFDFHDICTIPAQQWECTKIRCGEKRLTQSKCHCSDDCLSAGDCCTNYKHICQGEKEWVEGECEDLWPPSCPAGFKRQPLLLVSLDGLRAEYMQTWNTVMPVLNKIRTCGTSASYMQPAFPSKTFPNHYTIVTGLYPESNGLIDNTMYDPVFNATFSLSNSEKNNPDWYLGQPVWHTAKNQGLKSGTFFWPGSDVEINGSFPNIYKPYDGDVPFEERVLTVLKWLQLPDNERPDFYTLYLEEPDKSGHSFGPVSGGIIISLQGVDKIIGQLMNGLKQIGLDRCLNIVILADHGMEEISCDRKEAMQDLGVDTSLYVVTEGPFGRIRAKNVDTVLDSAALVASMSCKKPDQKITPYLKAHLPKRFHYADSRRIEDVNVLVEPKWLFERNPGSLTFCFGGNHGYDNDADSMHALFLSYGPKFQFRTEVEPFSSIELYNLMCDVLEITPSENNGTHGSMNHALRNPYHTPVHPVEQSAPGQCPLVSLVPEDDLGCSCSSLEGNTINSRLNLTAAQVSAAEKRHMLLGRPQMLQPDQSYCILHQEGFVSAYSHKVLMPLWSSFTVEKPTDITPLPPVISDCLRADVRLTPSQSPRCDLYETAGSLTPAFLFPPNLNVSADQQYDALLMSNVVPMYPRFKEIWDFFHNSLLKKYAFLYNEINVVTGPVFDYDYNGCYDTPDQILESVPGTNISIPTHYFVLMTSCGDSTQTVSSCTGQLQTASFLLPHRADASESCKSSEEASRWVEDHMWFHQARVRDVELITGLDFYQGSKRPVAELLKIKTRPTAAIHRKE; from the exons ATGAACTGGGCAAAAACATctcagagaaagaagaagatcatT ATATGCGTCTTGGCTGCATCGATTGTGACCCTAATTCTGGGTCTTGGACTTGGTCTGGGTCTTGAATTGCAGAGCTGTAAGAGCAAAG TCCCCCCCGGCACATCCTGCAGAGACAGATGCTACCAGCCCTTTGACGATGAGATCCCAGGCTGCAGATGTGACTCGAACTGTGCCGCCACGGgcagctgctgctttgattTCCACGACATCTGCACCATTCCAG CCCAGCAGTGGGAATGCACAAAGATTCGCTGTGGTGAGAAGAGGCTGACCCAGAGCAAATGTCACTGTTCTGATGACTGTCTGTCTGCGGGAGACTGCTGCACTAACTACAAGCACATCTGTCAAG GTGAGAAAGAATGGGTGGAGGGTGAATGTGAAGACCTGTGGCCCCCGTCATGTCCAGCCGG CTTCAAGCGGCAGCCGCTGCTCCTCGTGTCGTTGGACGGACTGAGAGCTGAATACATGCAAACATGGAACACAGTGATGCCTGTCCTGAACAAAATCC GGACATGTGGAACATCTGCTTCATATATGCAGCCAGCTTTTCCAAGCAAGACCTTTCCGAATCACTACACCATTGTTACG gGTCTTTATCCAGAATCCAATGGCTTGATTGACAACACCATGTATGACCCAGTTTTTAATGCCACGTTCAGCCTCTCcaactctgaaaaaaacaaccctgaCTGGTACCTCGGACAACCA GTTTGGCACACAGCAAAGAACCAGGGTCTGAAGTCTGGGACCTTCTTCTGGCCTGGATCCGATGTGGAAATCAATGGAAGCTTCCCCAACATTTACAAGCCTTACGATGG TGATGTACCATTTGAAGAAAGAGTCTTGACTGTTCTGAAATGGCTGCAGCTTCCTGACAATGAgag ACCTGATTTTTACACACTGTATCTGGAAGAACCAGATAAATCAGGACACAGCTTCGGTCCAGTCAGTGGAGGG ATCATCATCTCCCTCCAGGGCGTCGATAAGATCATTGGCCAGCTCATGAACGGACTTAAACAGATTGGCTTAGACCGCTGCCTCAACATCGTTATCCTGGCTGACCATG GTATGGAGGAAATAAGCTGCGACAGGAAGGAAGCCATGCAGGACCTGGGGGTCGATACCAGCCTTTATGTGGTCACTGAGGGGCCATTTGGACGCATTCGAGCTAAAAACGTTGACACAGTTT TGGACAGTGCTGCTCTGGTTGCTAGCATGTCT TGTAAAAAACCAGACCAAAAGATCACCCCGTATCTGAAAGCCCACCTACCAAAGCGCTTCCACTACGCCGACAGCCGACGTATTGAGGATGTCAATGTTCTGGTCGAGCCTAAGTGGTTGTTTGAAAG AAACCCCGGATCTCTCACATTCTGCTTTGGTGGTAACCATGGTTACGACAATGATGCTGACAGCATGCAT GCCTTGTTTCTCAGTTATGGCCCCAAGTTTCAGTTTAGAACTGAGGTTGAGCCCTTTTCCAGCATTGAGCTATACAACCTTATGTGTG ATGTGCTGGAAATCACGCCCTCTGAAAACAATGGCACCCATGGCAGCATGAATCACGCCCTCAGGAACCCCTACCACACCCCTGTGCACCCGGTTGAGCAGAGTGCGCCAGGTCAGTGCCCCCTGGTCAGCCTTGTTCCTGAAGACGACCTGGGATGCTCCTGTTCCAGCCTG GAGGGGAATACCATCAACAGCCGTTTGAATTTAACTGCAGCTCAAG TGTCTGCTGCAGAGAAGAGGCACATGCTGCTTGGCCGTCCGCAGATGCTGCAGCCAGACCAGAGTTACTGCATCCTCCACCAGGAAGGCTTTGTCAGTGCCTACAGCCACAAAGTGCTCATGCCTCTGTGGAGCTCCTTCACTGTGGAGAAACCC ACTGACATCACACCATTGCCTCCAGTGATATCAGATTGTTTGAGGGCTGATGTTAGACTGACACCATCCCAGAGTCCCAGATGTGATCTCTATGAAACAGCTGGAAGCCTGACTCCTGCTTTCCTTTTTCCACCCA aCCTGAATGTTTCTGCGGACCAACAGTATGATGCTCTCCTGATGAGTAATGTAGTTCCCATGTACCCCAGGTTCAAGG AAATATGGGATTTCTTCCACAATAGTTTACTGAAAAAATATGCCTTCCTGTATAATGAGATCAATGTTGTGACCGGACCAGTCTTCGACTACGATTATAACGGCTGCTACGACACCCCAGACCAGATACTGGA GTCTGTGCCAGGTACAAACATCTCCATCCCCACTCATTACTTTGTGCTGATGACGAGCTGTGGGGACTCAACCCAGACTGTGAGCAGCTGCACCGGTCAGCTGCAGACCGCATCCTTCCTGCTTCCCCACAGAGCCGACGCCTCAGAAAGTTGTAAA AGCTCAGAGGAGGCGTCTCGGTGGGTGGAAGACCACATGTGGTTTCATCAAGCTCGCGTCAGAGACGTAGAGCTGATCACAGGGTTGGACTTCTATCAAGGCAGTAAGCGACCCGTCGCAGAGCTGCTGAAGATCAAGACTCGCCCCACGGCCGCCATCCacagaaaagaatga